A section of the Kribbella sp. HUAS MG21 genome encodes:
- a CDS encoding ATP-binding cassette domain-containing protein, whose product MTETTEPSTAIQVVDLVRDYHRPRTSLLKPAPVVQALRGVSLEVKQGERFGIVGESGCGKSTLLRIIAALDRATSGHVIVEGTDITRLPERRLRPLRENLQLVFQDPMSSLDPRMRVRDIIAEPLVVQGHPASGQRVRELLEAVGLSADAGDRYPHQFSGGQRQRISIARALAPRPRILIADEPVSALDVSVRAQVLNLISDLVDELDLTLVFVSHDLSVVKHVCDRVAVMNAGEIVETGYTGDVYAAPRHPYTQRLVSAIPTLHRALAGATTSDLLAKGDPA is encoded by the coding sequence ATGACTGAGACCACCGAGCCCTCGACCGCGATCCAGGTCGTCGATCTCGTACGCGACTACCACCGCCCACGCACCTCGCTGCTCAAACCGGCCCCGGTCGTGCAGGCGCTCCGCGGGGTGAGCCTGGAGGTCAAGCAGGGCGAGCGGTTCGGCATCGTCGGCGAGTCCGGTTGCGGCAAGTCGACACTGCTCCGCATCATCGCCGCTCTGGACCGCGCCACCTCCGGGCACGTGATCGTCGAAGGCACCGACATCACCCGGCTGCCCGAACGCCGGCTGCGCCCGCTGCGCGAGAACCTGCAGCTGGTCTTCCAGGACCCGATGAGCTCCCTCGACCCGCGGATGCGCGTCCGCGACATCATCGCCGAACCGCTCGTCGTCCAAGGGCATCCGGCCTCGGGGCAGCGCGTCCGCGAGCTGCTCGAGGCGGTCGGCCTCTCGGCGGACGCCGGCGACCGGTACCCGCACCAGTTCTCCGGCGGCCAGCGGCAGCGGATCTCGATCGCGCGGGCGCTCGCGCCGCGGCCGCGGATCCTGATCGCCGACGAGCCGGTCAGCGCGCTCGACGTGTCCGTCCGTGCCCAGGTGCTGAACCTGATCTCCGACCTCGTCGACGAGCTCGACCTGACGCTCGTCTTCGTCTCGCACGACCTGTCCGTCGTCAAGCACGTCTGCGACCGCGTGGCCGTGATGAACGCCGGCGAGATCGTCGAGACCGGCTACACCGGCGACGTGTACGCCGCCCCGCGGCATCCCTACACGCAGCGTCTCGTCTCGGCGATCCCGACGTTGCACCGGGCACTCGCCGGCGCGACCACGTCCGACCTGCTCGCGAAGGGAGATCCCGCATGA
- a CDS encoding alpha/beta fold hydrolase, whose translation MVERIKVTFDSEGTTCAGYLHLPAERSANPAKQNSGPAGRSAGPAEQDSGPAGRSAGPAGQNSDAAGRNSGPAGRSAGPPGRSADPAARTAGPAEQDADTAGRNSALTATSASGRVACVVLCHGFSGTMDRLFSHAERFAAAGMAALVFDYRSFGESGGEPRQVADVVGQQQDLRAAVAFARRQEYVDPDAIVLWGNSLGGAHVITVAADDPDVVAVVAQIPFNGFPKRVEGRSTWETLRLLSAIGWDAVRGKLGLPPYYVPMIGRPGQLAVAATDEADQHIQALTSGEATTLWRNSIAPRALLGMMRYRPEEDAARLTVPLLVCVAADDHETPIETNRALADRAPAGELRSYPGTHFSFYTDEAVREHVLDDQIAFIHRSLQLRSAQPRVL comes from the coding sequence ATGGTCGAGCGGATCAAGGTGACCTTCGACTCCGAGGGCACCACCTGCGCGGGATACCTCCACCTCCCGGCAGAGCGAAGCGCAAACCCGGCGAAGCAGAACTCCGGCCCGGCGGGGCGAAGCGCGGGGCCAGCGGAGCAGGACTCCGGCCCGGCGGGGCGAAGCGCGGGGCCGGCGGGGCAGAACTCGGACGCGGCGGGGCGGAACTCTGGCCCGGCGGGGCGGAGCGCGGGCCCGCCAGGGCGAAGCGCGGACCCGGCAGCGCGGACCGCGGGCCCGGCGGAGCAGGACGCGGACACGGCGGGGAGGAACTCAGCGCTTACGGCGACCTCGGCTAGCGGGCGGGTGGCTTGTGTTGTGTTGTGTCATGGGTTCAGCGGGACGATGGATCGGTTGTTTTCGCATGCTGAGCGGTTCGCGGCGGCGGGGATGGCGGCGTTGGTGTTCGACTACCGGAGCTTTGGAGAGAGTGGTGGTGAGCCGCGTCAGGTCGCCGACGTCGTGGGACAGCAGCAGGATCTGCGGGCCGCGGTCGCGTTCGCTCGTCGGCAGGAGTACGTCGACCCCGACGCCATCGTGCTCTGGGGCAACTCGCTCGGCGGCGCTCACGTCATCACAGTCGCCGCCGACGACCCGGACGTCGTCGCGGTGGTGGCGCAGATCCCGTTCAACGGGTTCCCGAAGCGCGTCGAGGGCCGTTCGACGTGGGAGACGCTCCGGCTGCTCAGCGCCATCGGCTGGGACGCAGTACGCGGCAAGCTCGGTCTCCCGCCGTACTACGTCCCGATGATCGGCCGTCCCGGTCAGCTCGCGGTCGCGGCCACGGACGAAGCCGACCAGCACATCCAGGCACTGACGAGCGGTGAAGCAACAACCCTGTGGCGCAACAGCATCGCCCCGCGGGCGTTGCTCGGCATGATGCGCTATCGCCCCGAGGAGGACGCGGCCCGCCTGACCGTACCGCTGCTGGTCTGCGTCGCCGCCGACGACCACGAGACTCCGATCGAGACGAACCGCGCGCTCGCCGACCGCGCCCCGGCCGGCGAACTCCGCAGCTACCCGGGCACGCACTTCAGCTTCTACACCGACGAAGCCGTCCGCGAACACGTCCTCGACGACCAGATCGCCTTCATCCACCGCTCCCTTCAACTCCGGAGCGCGCAACCCAGAGTGCTGTGA
- a CDS encoding SDR family oxidoreductase, whose protein sequence is MDYTNLFRLDGRHAVVIGAGSGIGRESALALAAHGARVTCADRDLAAARETAGDAMAAYALDVLDDAAVERAVADLDPVDVLVFTAATNVRKRILDYTGEEFDRVVSLNLRASFQLVRAFGKGMAERGRGSIIGFSSIRGTTVEPGQSVYAATKAGLVQLLRTAAAELGPSGVRANAIAPGVVETPLTAQIKADPGWYDAYAQKGALGRWAQPHELAGAVVYLASDAASFVTGSVLAVDGGWTAVDGRFEPPN, encoded by the coding sequence ATGGACTACACGAACCTCTTCCGGCTGGACGGCAGGCACGCGGTGGTGATCGGCGCCGGGAGCGGGATCGGCCGGGAGAGCGCGCTCGCGCTGGCGGCGCACGGCGCGCGCGTGACGTGCGCCGACCGGGACCTCGCCGCCGCGCGCGAGACAGCCGGCGACGCGATGGCGGCGTACGCGCTGGATGTGCTGGACGACGCGGCGGTCGAGCGTGCCGTCGCGGACCTGGACCCCGTCGACGTGCTGGTGTTCACGGCGGCCACGAACGTGCGCAAGCGGATCCTCGACTACACCGGCGAGGAGTTCGACCGCGTCGTCTCGCTGAACCTGCGGGCGTCGTTCCAGCTGGTGCGCGCGTTCGGGAAGGGCATGGCGGAGCGCGGGCGCGGCAGCATCATCGGGTTCAGCTCGATCCGCGGTACGACGGTCGAGCCGGGACAGTCGGTGTACGCGGCAACGAAAGCCGGGCTCGTCCAGCTGCTGCGGACCGCGGCCGCCGAGCTCGGTCCGTCCGGCGTCCGCGCGAACGCGATCGCCCCGGGCGTCGTCGAGACCCCGCTGACCGCGCAGATCAAGGCCGATCCGGGCTGGTACGACGCCTACGCGCAGAAGGGTGCGCTCGGCCGCTGGGCGCAACCGCACGAGCTCGCGGGCGCGGTCGTGTACCTCGCCTCCGACGCCGCGAGCTTCGTGACCGGCAGCGTGCTCGCGGTCGACGGCGGCTGGACCGCGGTCGACGGCCGCTTCGAACCACCGAACTGA
- a CDS encoding alpha/beta hydrolase, with translation MRWVAAVLALVVGVALFGAYGWQPSEAGRDFRSPYLAAVGSRYVDTSVARFHYIRGGSGSPVVLLSPGGTSVVGWREQFAALSREHTVYVVDLPGQGYTQLKDPDFRYDLDAMTTAVRAFLDAVGVRRTALAGNSWSGGWALAFAQRHPERVSKLALLDATGLDLRGTVMWEALKIPVVGELATKLSTGKSTVRKLAEGMMVNQDRVTDELLDEWWAPMTFRENIRATYLLERRLDWSDTERALPRTTTETLVLWGREDTIQPVERADRFAELLPHDQTHILDGCGHAPQLDCPDRVNQHLRTFFAS, from the coding sequence GTGCGGTGGGTTGCGGCGGTGCTTGCGCTCGTCGTGGGCGTGGCGTTGTTCGGGGCCTACGGGTGGCAGCCGAGTGAAGCCGGGCGGGATTTCCGGTCGCCGTACCTGGCCGCGGTCGGCTCCCGGTACGTCGACACGTCGGTCGCCCGGTTCCACTACATCCGCGGTGGCTCGGGATCCCCGGTGGTGCTGCTGTCGCCTGGTGGTACGTCGGTGGTCGGGTGGCGGGAACAGTTCGCGGCGCTGTCCCGTGAGCACACCGTGTACGTCGTCGACCTTCCCGGTCAGGGCTATACGCAGCTCAAGGACCCCGACTTCCGCTACGACCTGGACGCGATGACGACCGCCGTCCGCGCGTTCCTGGACGCTGTCGGAGTACGACGTACCGCTCTGGCGGGGAACTCGTGGAGCGGGGGCTGGGCGCTGGCGTTCGCGCAACGGCATCCCGAGCGCGTCAGCAAGCTCGCGCTGCTCGACGCGACCGGGCTCGACCTGCGCGGCACGGTGATGTGGGAGGCGTTGAAGATCCCCGTCGTCGGTGAACTCGCCACCAAGCTGTCGACCGGCAAGTCGACCGTACGCAAGCTGGCCGAAGGCATGATGGTCAACCAGGACCGCGTCACCGACGAACTGCTGGACGAGTGGTGGGCGCCGATGACGTTCCGCGAGAACATCCGCGCCACCTACCTGTTGGAGCGTCGCCTGGACTGGTCGGACACCGAACGGGCGCTCCCCAGGACGACAACCGAGACGCTGGTCCTGTGGGGCCGGGAGGACACGATCCAACCCGTCGAACGCGCCGACCGCTTCGCCGAACTCCTCCCCCACGACCAGACCCACATCCTCGACGGCTGCGGCCATGCTCCCCAGCTGGACTGTCCGGACCGCGTCAACCAGCACCTGCGCACATTCTTCGCGAGCTAG
- a CDS encoding sigma-70 family RNA polymerase sigma factor: protein MADTSQATETFLAHRNLLFTVAYELLGSAADAEDTLQEAWLRWAAVDHGAVREPRPYLVRVVTRLALDRLRMLGRRKETYVGPWLPEPLLTAPDVAEDVELADSVSLAMLLVLETLTPIERAVFVLREVFDFGYDEIADAVGKSPTAVRQLAYRARTHVAARRPRGG, encoded by the coding sequence ATGGCCGACACGTCCCAGGCCACCGAGACGTTCCTTGCCCATCGCAACCTGCTCTTCACCGTCGCGTACGAGCTGCTCGGCTCGGCGGCCGACGCGGAGGACACCCTGCAGGAAGCCTGGCTCCGGTGGGCGGCCGTCGACCACGGCGCCGTACGGGAACCTCGCCCGTACCTCGTCCGGGTCGTCACCCGGCTCGCGCTCGACCGGCTCCGCATGCTCGGGCGCCGCAAGGAGACCTATGTCGGACCGTGGCTGCCGGAGCCGCTGCTCACCGCACCTGACGTGGCCGAGGACGTCGAACTCGCCGACAGCGTCTCGCTGGCGATGCTGCTCGTGCTGGAGACGCTGACACCGATCGAACGCGCGGTCTTCGTGCTGCGTGAGGTGTTCGACTTCGGGTACGACGAGATTGCGGACGCCGTCGGGAAGAGTCCCACCGCGGTACGCCAGCTCGCGTACCGCGCCCGGACGCACGTCGCGGCGCGCCGGCCCCGGGGAGGATGA
- a CDS encoding carboxymuconolactone decarboxylase family protein, translating to MAQSSLPATTLELVELRASQINGCGYCVDAHSKELAARGEPAVRIDLVAMIKAANRLLVMTRTKGGSYEPAKRSTGR from the coding sequence ATCGCGCAGTCCTCCCTGCCGGCAACCACCCTGGAGCTGGTGGAACTCCGCGCCAGCCAGATCAACGGCTGCGGCTACTGCGTCGACGCCCACTCCAAGGAACTCGCTGCCCGCGGCGAACCGGCGGTGCGGATCGACCTGGTCGCCATGATCAAGGCCGCCAACCGCCTCCTCGTGATGACCCGAACCAAGGGCGGCTCCTACGAGCCCGCCAAGCGGTCAACCGGGCGGTAG
- a CDS encoding aldehyde dehydrogenase family protein has protein sequence MKFPAGLPIGESWIEAPAAAPVIFPYDGSTVADAPVGDVELARAALENALAVRETVGRMPSYVRRKVLQSVHSAMLAERDAFVDLLVLETGKPLVDCRVEIDRTLLTLETSAEEVARLHGETVPLDLLPSGEGLQGFWVRKPIGVVIGITGFNYPLLLAAHKIAPAFAAGCPIIVKPAPQTPLATLWLAHLMRSALADAGAPESALQVVTGGPEVGATLTTDDRIGAVSFTGSATVGHRIARDAAPTKVLLELGSNSALVVAADADLDAAADAIVRGGYYASGQACISVQRVIAVDSIRDALLEKLGARMPDVIVGDPRDPATRVSALINPASTDRVRQWVGDAVDAGASIAYEAPGDVLGPIVLTDVPDGLQAWDEEIFGPVIAVRSVPDVDSALRAVNETRYGLHASVFTSSLDTAFAAIDRLDVGGVVINEVPGFRSDVMPYGGVKDSGTGREGPRFAIEELTTTRMAIIRPRP, from the coding sequence ATGAAGTTCCCAGCCGGCCTGCCGATCGGCGAGTCGTGGATCGAGGCGCCCGCCGCGGCGCCGGTGATCTTCCCGTACGACGGATCGACCGTGGCGGACGCGCCGGTCGGGGACGTCGAGCTGGCGCGGGCGGCGCTCGAGAACGCCCTCGCCGTCCGCGAGACCGTCGGCCGGATGCCGTCGTACGTGCGCCGGAAAGTCCTGCAGAGCGTGCATTCCGCGATGCTGGCCGAGCGGGACGCGTTCGTCGACCTGCTGGTGCTGGAGACCGGTAAGCCGCTGGTCGACTGCCGGGTGGAGATCGATCGGACGCTGCTCACGCTGGAGACCTCGGCCGAGGAGGTCGCGCGGCTGCACGGCGAGACCGTACCGCTCGACCTGCTGCCGAGCGGCGAGGGCCTGCAAGGGTTCTGGGTACGCAAGCCGATCGGTGTGGTCATCGGCATCACCGGCTTCAACTACCCGTTGCTGCTCGCGGCGCACAAGATCGCGCCGGCGTTCGCGGCCGGCTGCCCGATCATCGTGAAGCCCGCGCCGCAGACGCCGCTGGCCACGCTCTGGCTCGCGCACCTCATGCGCTCGGCGCTGGCTGATGCCGGCGCACCGGAGTCCGCGCTGCAGGTCGTCACCGGCGGCCCCGAGGTCGGCGCGACGCTGACCACCGACGACCGCATCGGCGCCGTCTCGTTCACCGGCTCGGCGACCGTCGGGCACCGCATCGCGCGCGACGCGGCACCGACCAAGGTACTGCTCGAACTCGGCTCCAACTCGGCGCTGGTCGTCGCCGCGGATGCCGACCTGGACGCGGCCGCGGACGCGATCGTGCGCGGCGGCTACTACGCCTCCGGGCAGGCCTGCATCTCCGTGCAGCGGGTGATCGCGGTCGACTCGATCAGGGACGCGCTGCTGGAGAAGCTCGGTGCGCGGATGCCTGACGTGATCGTCGGCGATCCGCGCGATCCGGCGACGCGGGTGTCCGCGCTGATCAATCCGGCGTCCACGGATCGGGTCCGGCAGTGGGTCGGCGACGCGGTCGATGCCGGCGCCTCGATCGCCTACGAGGCCCCTGGTGACGTCCTCGGGCCGATCGTGCTGACCGACGTACCGGACGGCCTGCAGGCGTGGGACGAGGAGATCTTCGGGCCGGTGATCGCGGTCCGCTCGGTGCCGGACGTGGACAGCGCGCTGCGGGCCGTGAACGAGACGCGGTACGGGCTGCACGCGAGCGTCTTCACGTCCTCGCTCGACACCGCGTTCGCCGCGATCGACCGGCTCGACGTCGGCGGCGTGGTGATCAACGAGGTCCCCGGCTTCCGCTCCGACGTGATGCCGTACGGCGGCGTGAAGGACTCCGGCACCGGCCGGGAGGGACCGCGTTTCGCGATCGAGGAACTGACCACGACCCGGATGGCGATCATCCGCCCGCGCCCGTGA
- a CDS encoding ABC transporter ATP-binding protein: MSDVLTVRGLSVSVRDTALVSDVDLTVGAGERVGLIGESGSGKSLTALSILGLLPEDVRAVGSVRLDGVGHELVGADERRMSRVRGRDIAMVFQEPMTALNPTMRVGDQIAETMLIHKALSKPAARAAAAELLERVQLPAETLRAYPHQLSGGQRQRVVLAVALANDPALLICDEPTTALDVTVQALVLDLIVRGVMERSSALLFITHDLAVVATVCERVLVMYGGRVVEAGPVEEVFTRPRHRYTEGLLAASDLETTSRRLTTIPGNVPPAGRFPSGCVFRTRCAHATALCEETPPWTGAETRGFACHHPAGGGDD, from the coding sequence ATGAGCGACGTACTCACCGTGCGCGGTCTGTCGGTGTCCGTGCGGGACACGGCGCTCGTGTCCGACGTCGATCTGACGGTCGGCGCGGGGGAGCGCGTCGGGCTGATCGGGGAGTCCGGTTCGGGCAAGTCGCTGACAGCGCTGAGCATTCTCGGGTTGCTGCCGGAGGACGTGCGCGCGGTCGGCTCGGTGCGGCTGGACGGGGTCGGCCACGAGCTGGTCGGCGCGGACGAGCGCCGGATGTCGCGCGTCCGCGGCCGCGACATCGCGATGGTCTTCCAGGAACCGATGACGGCGCTGAACCCGACGATGCGAGTCGGCGACCAGATCGCCGAAACCATGCTGATCCACAAGGCGCTGTCCAAGCCCGCCGCCCGCGCGGCCGCCGCCGAGCTGCTCGAGCGGGTCCAGCTCCCCGCCGAGACGCTGCGCGCCTACCCGCACCAGCTCTCCGGTGGCCAGCGGCAACGAGTCGTCCTGGCCGTTGCCCTGGCCAACGATCCCGCGCTGCTGATCTGCGACGAGCCCACGACCGCGCTCGACGTCACCGTCCAGGCGCTTGTCCTCGACCTGATCGTCCGCGGGGTGATGGAACGGTCGTCCGCCCTGCTCTTCATCACCCACGACCTCGCCGTCGTCGCCACCGTCTGCGAACGCGTGCTCGTCATGTACGGCGGACGCGTCGTGGAGGCAGGCCCCGTCGAAGAGGTGTTCACCCGGCCCCGGCACCGCTACACCGAAGGCTTGCTGGCGGCGTCCGATCTGGAGACGACCTCACGCAGACTCACCACGATCCCGGGCAACGTCCCACCCGCCGGCAGGTTCCCGTCAGGCTGCGTCTTCCGCACCCGGTGCGCGCACGCCACCGCCCTGTGCGAGGAGACGCCGCCGTGGACCGGAGCCGAGACCCGCGGGTTCGCCTGCCACCACCCGGCGGGAGGCGGCGATGACTGA
- a CDS encoding TetR family transcriptional regulator, with the protein MSGTPDRILAAARTLFVERGYRATSMQAIADEVGITKAALYYHFAAKDDILRRLTLPLLDELERTLADAEKAGDPETVRWTAIEGYVDVYLKHRQTLVMLIRDMTLLVEAPVASRFVAAIALANDLVAGPTPTLEARVRASQVVAALGDPIALFRDLPPTHLKHLILTGAQALLQAAPPPAGSLYDATLGRAPHKASRGPTSAVGLGKPDLDSSEAADSRGAGATAHGETSRGEASDDGPPASGGATYDATPPEPTYHAGSGGSAYDVPSGRRAHGLGAAYGVAVGEAGSRATGRGDGEAAGRASSGEGSRGLPRGRGGGRPAVLGEVGVARARELYAAGRPVAEIAADLGVSRATVYRCLKN; encoded by the coding sequence ATGAGCGGGACCCCGGACCGGATCCTGGCGGCCGCGCGCACCCTGTTCGTCGAGCGCGGCTACCGCGCGACGTCCATGCAGGCGATCGCGGACGAGGTAGGGATCACCAAGGCGGCGCTGTACTACCACTTCGCCGCGAAAGACGACATCCTCCGCCGCCTGACGCTCCCACTCCTGGACGAACTGGAGCGCACCCTCGCCGACGCAGAGAAGGCCGGCGACCCCGAAACCGTCCGCTGGACCGCCATCGAAGGCTACGTGGACGTCTACCTGAAGCACCGCCAGACACTCGTCATGCTCATCCGCGACATGACGCTCCTGGTAGAGGCCCCAGTCGCAAGCCGCTTCGTAGCAGCAATCGCCCTCGCCAACGACCTAGTCGCCGGCCCCACCCCCACCCTCGAAGCCCGCGTCCGAGCCTCCCAGGTAGTAGCCGCGCTGGGCGACCCAATAGCCCTCTTCCGCGACCTACCTCCCACCCACCTGAAACACCTGATCCTCACCGGCGCCCAAGCCCTCCTACAAGCCGCCCCACCCCCGGCTGGTTCGCTGTACGACGCGACGTTGGGTCGAGCGCCGCACAAGGCTTCACGTGGGCCCACATCCGCCGTTGGGTTGGGCAAGCCGGACCTCGACTCCAGTGAGGCGGCGGACAGCCGGGGGGCCGGCGCGACGGCGCACGGCGAAACCTCGCGCGGAGAGGCATCCGACGACGGGCCCCCGGCGTCAGGTGGAGCGACGTACGACGCGACGCCGCCTGAGCCGACGTATCACGCGGGTTCCGGTGGATCGGCGTACGACGTGCCGTCGGGTCGGAGGGCTCATGGCTTGGGGGCGGCGTACGGCGTGGCGGTGGGTGAAGCGGGCTCTCGTGCGACGGGCCGCGGGGACGGCGAGGCGGCCGGGCGGGCGAGTTCCGGCGAGGGTTCTCGGGGGTTGCCGCGGGGGCGGGGTGGGGGGCGGCCTGCGGTGTTGGGGGAGGTGGGGGTAGCGCGGGCGCGGGAGTTGTATGCGGCCGGGCGGCCGGTGGCCGAGATCGCCGCTGACCTCGGGGTGTCCCGGGCCACGGTCTACCGGTGTCTCAAAAACTAG
- a CDS encoding amidase, with the protein MNLADLTATELLAKYRDGSVSPVEVVEDVLARVDRWEPQLCALYAPDPAGARSAAQESERRWRDGTAGALDGVPVTVKENIATRGTPVPQGTAATALVPAAEDAPAAARLRAAGAVIFSKTTMPEYGMLSSGVSTFHRLTRNPWDLSKTAGGSSAGAAAAAAAGYGPIHVGTDIGGSIRLPAGWCGLVGLKPTHGRIAVGNPYAGRAIGPLTRTAADAALALSVMSGYDARDHTSLPAASDVFEAEVRGLRVALLLDAGVGLPVDPEVTAAVSAAADVLAAAGAVVEPIGPVITREMLDGLDRFWRIRSATDIAALPEERRAKVLPQIRAWVSSAADLTPADVFHGYSQMGAMAAAVGQVFTSYDVILSPVAPITAFAAELAYPTDDPGRPFEHIGFTVPYNMSHHPATTVNVGWSASGLPIGAQLAVPHHQDLRALALAEYLAAHGAEVRPWPTLDSTRTERETGPWG; encoded by the coding sequence ATGAACCTCGCCGACCTGACCGCAACCGAACTCCTGGCGAAGTACCGCGACGGCTCGGTGTCACCTGTCGAGGTCGTCGAGGACGTGCTGGCGCGCGTGGACCGGTGGGAACCACAGCTGTGTGCGCTCTACGCGCCGGATCCGGCGGGTGCGCGATCGGCGGCGCAGGAGTCGGAGCGGCGGTGGCGGGACGGTACGGCGGGCGCGCTGGACGGCGTACCCGTGACCGTGAAGGAGAACATCGCGACGCGCGGAACGCCCGTACCGCAAGGGACCGCGGCGACCGCGCTGGTTCCGGCGGCGGAGGACGCGCCCGCTGCGGCGCGGTTGCGGGCGGCCGGGGCGGTGATCTTCAGCAAGACGACGATGCCGGAGTACGGGATGTTGTCGTCGGGGGTGTCGACGTTCCACCGGTTGACGCGGAATCCGTGGGACCTGTCGAAGACGGCGGGTGGTTCCAGTGCGGGCGCTGCCGCGGCGGCCGCGGCCGGGTACGGGCCGATCCACGTCGGCACGGACATCGGCGGGTCGATCCGGTTGCCTGCGGGATGGTGCGGACTGGTCGGGCTGAAGCCGACGCACGGGCGGATCGCGGTCGGCAACCCGTACGCCGGGCGCGCGATCGGGCCGTTGACGCGTACGGCGGCCGACGCGGCGCTGGCGTTGTCGGTGATGTCCGGGTACGACGCGCGGGACCACACCTCGCTGCCGGCGGCGTCCGACGTGTTCGAGGCCGAGGTACGCGGCCTGCGCGTGGCGTTGCTGCTCGACGCGGGCGTCGGGCTGCCGGTCGATCCCGAGGTCACGGCGGCGGTCTCGGCCGCGGCCGACGTACTCGCCGCGGCCGGTGCGGTCGTCGAGCCGATCGGGCCGGTCATCACGCGCGAGATGCTCGACGGGCTCGACCGGTTCTGGCGGATCCGGTCGGCGACGGACATCGCGGCGCTGCCGGAGGAGCGGCGCGCGAAAGTGCTGCCGCAGATCCGCGCGTGGGTCTCGTCGGCCGCGGACCTCACCCCCGCGGACGTCTTCCACGGGTACAGCCAGATGGGCGCGATGGCGGCGGCCGTCGGCCAGGTGTTCACGTCGTACGACGTGATCCTGTCGCCGGTCGCGCCGATCACCGCGTTCGCCGCGGAGCTGGCCTACCCGACGGACGATCCGGGGCGGCCGTTCGAGCACATCGGCTTCACGGTCCCGTACAACATGTCGCATCATCCGGCGACCACCGTGAACGTCGGGTGGTCGGCGTCCGGGTTGCCGATCGGGGCGCAACTCGCCGTACCGCATCATCAGGACCTGCGGGCGCTGGCGCTGGCCGAGTATCTCGCGGCGCACGGCGCCGAGGTCCGCCCGTGGCCGACTCTCGACAGCACCCGGACCGAGCGCGAGACTGGCCCGTGGGGGTGA
- a CDS encoding ABC transporter permease translates to MRRLNPSLIVGGVIVAVIVLMALLSFVWTPYDATLVTPASRLLEPSWSHWFGTDKFGRDVFSQIMVGSRTTLFVGVVAVGVAAVIGVPLGILAAMVRRWPGEFIMRANDLLLAFPALLLAIMFGAVFGASTLTAMIAIGIASVPSFARVIRSGALQVMRTEYVLAARAAGRRPFPIAVRHVLPNVTSLITVQASVSFAIAVLAEAALSFLGYGTPPPTPSWGRMLQESQEFLFSAPRLAIFPGIAIAIAVLGFNLLGDGLRDRFDPKLEDRR, encoded by the coding sequence ATGCGGCGCCTCAACCCGAGCCTGATCGTCGGCGGCGTGATCGTCGCGGTCATCGTCCTGATGGCGCTGCTGTCGTTCGTGTGGACGCCGTACGACGCCACGCTCGTGACGCCGGCGTCGCGGTTGCTGGAGCCGTCGTGGTCGCACTGGTTCGGCACCGACAAGTTCGGGCGCGACGTGTTCAGCCAGATCATGGTCGGCTCCCGGACCACGCTGTTCGTCGGCGTCGTCGCGGTCGGCGTCGCGGCCGTGATCGGCGTACCGCTGGGGATCCTGGCGGCGATGGTGCGGCGGTGGCCGGGTGAGTTCATCATGCGCGCGAACGACCTGCTGCTCGCGTTCCCGGCGTTGCTGCTCGCGATCATGTTCGGCGCGGTGTTCGGCGCCAGCACGCTGACCGCGATGATCGCGATCGGCATCGCGTCGGTGCCGAGTTTCGCGCGGGTGATCCGGAGCGGGGCGCTGCAGGTGATGCGGACGGAGTACGTGCTCGCGGCCCGCGCCGCGGGGCGCCGGCCGTTCCCGATCGCCGTACGGCATGTGCTGCCGAACGTGACGAGCCTGATCACTGTGCAGGCGTCGGTGTCGTTCGCGATCGCGGTGCTGGCGGAGGCCGCGCTGTCGTTCCTCGGCTACGGCACGCCGCCACCGACGCCGTCGTGGGGGCGGATGCTGCAGGAGAGCCAGGAGTTCCTGTTCAGCGCGCCGCGGCTGGCGATCTTCCCCGGGATCGCGATCGCGATCGCCGTGCTCGGGTTCAACCTGCTCGGCGACGGCCTCCGCGACCGCTTCGACCCGAAACTGGAGGATCGCCGATGA